The following are encoded in a window of Hypanus sabinus isolate sHypSab1 unplaced genomic scaffold, sHypSab1.hap1 scaffold_131, whole genome shotgun sequence genomic DNA:
- the LOC132386794 gene encoding gastrula zinc finger protein XlCGF7.1-like, whose translation MAHLRVHTGEQPFTCLDCGKGFTCSSKLNVHQGVHTGEKPFTCSDCGKGFTHTSTLWRHQRVHTGEKPFTCSVCGKRFTQSSILQIHQRIHTGERPFTCSECGKGFIRSHHLQRHQQVHTGEKPFLCSDCGKRFTESSTLLVHQRVHTREKLFTCSVCGKGYTQSSHLHRHQRVHTGEKPFLCSDCGKRFTQSSNLQSHLRVHTGEKPFTCSECGKRFIQSSTLQRHQRVHTGEKPFTCSICGKGFTQSSNQQCHQRVHTGEKPFTCSECGKRFTRSSQLLAHQSVHNGELPLF comes from the coding sequence ATGGctcacctgcgagttcacactggagagcagccgttcacctgcttggactgtgggaagggattcacttgctcctCTAAATTAAACGTACATCagggagttcacactggggagaagccattcacctgctcagactgtgggaagggattcactcacactTCCACACTatggagacaccagcgagttcacactggggagaagccatttacctgctcagtctgtgggaagagattcactcagtcatccatacTACAGattcatcagcgaattcacactggagagaggccgttcacctgctcagagtgtgggaagggattcattcggtCACACCAtctgcagagacaccagcaagttcacactggggagaagccattcctctgctcagactgtgggaagagattcactgagtcatccactcTATTggtacatcagcgtgttcacactagggagaagctgttcacctgctcagtctgtgggaagggatacactcagtcatcccacctacatagacatcagcgagttcacactggggagaagccgttcctctgctcagactgtgggaagagattcactcagtcatccaacctacagagtcacttgcgagttcacactggggagaagccgttcacttgctcagaatgtgggaagcgattcattcaatcttccaccctacagagacatcagcgagttcacaccggggagaagccattcacctgctcaatctgtgggaagggattcactcagtcatccaaccaacaatgtcatcagcgagttcacactggggagaagccgttcacctgctcagaatgtgggaagcgattcactcggtcatcccaactactggcacatcagtcagttcacaatggggagttgcCATTGTTCTGA